In one Umezawaea sp. Da 62-37 genomic region, the following are encoded:
- a CDS encoding GNAT family N-acetyltransferase: MSTITTARLSLVPWRDEHLVDLMVLASDERVVRLIGDGKPWNRDYATDRHRAVLAHWRRHGYGWRAVLDRKTGIFSGVGSMVRHGVGEIELGWWIAPAAWGRGLATEVAGALRDDAFKQHGARLVVAQHQDGNDASGRVMAKIGLVHDRSVLDDAQGGRLLHVYVGGPDSAA, from the coding sequence ATGAGCACAATCACGACGGCGCGGCTGTCGTTGGTCCCGTGGCGGGACGAGCACCTGGTCGACCTGATGGTGCTCGCGAGCGACGAGCGGGTCGTGCGCCTGATCGGCGACGGGAAGCCGTGGAACCGCGACTACGCGACCGACCGGCACCGCGCGGTGCTCGCGCACTGGCGGCGCCACGGGTACGGGTGGCGCGCGGTGCTCGACCGGAAGACCGGGATCTTCTCCGGGGTGGGGTCGATGGTGCGCCACGGCGTCGGGGAGATCGAGCTGGGCTGGTGGATCGCGCCCGCCGCGTGGGGGCGCGGGCTGGCCACCGAGGTGGCGGGCGCGCTGCGCGACGACGCGTTCAAGCAGCACGGCGCGCGCCTGGTGGTGGCCCAGCACCAGGACGGCAACGACGCGTCCGGGCGGGTGATGGCGAAGATCGGCCTGGTCCACGACCGCAGCGTGCTGGACGACGCCCAGGGCGGCAGGCTCCTGCACGTCTACGTCGGAGGCCCCGACTCCGCAGCGTGA
- a CDS encoding GTPase domain-containing protein encodes MTLEDKVWALLNEALIVYRDSPRATGWLRNQLARFGEPVRIAVAGSQRIGKSTVVNALIGEEFTAGGGFTWYRDGVRARATAFTPSGPQEVPVVRRDGRPHVEIGMWDQVDRLIVDWPTRSLRDATIIDTPATATSDQVYREADAVLYLMRHLQDVDLRYLQAAHENPIARASPINTVVLLAKADEIGAGRIDALSSTKQIARRYRREARVEPLCQNVIAVAGLIAVAARTMKPDEFTALTALAALPRTELEDHLLSADRFVGNDFPVALTPSVRQGLLERYGIFGVRLTATLIRQGFDTQVKLVTQLVQRSGLGELRDSIAQYFTDRREVLKARSALLALEVVLRAEPKPAARKIVMDLERIVAGAHDVRELRLLAALQGGRTRLPSALEPEASRLVGGLGTAIQARLGLEYEADETEQRYLIADLLARWREQAANPVLDQDQRRAATVVVRSCEGMLSGLG; translated from the coding sequence GTGACGCTCGAGGACAAGGTGTGGGCGCTGCTCAACGAGGCGCTCATCGTCTACCGGGACAGCCCGCGGGCGACCGGGTGGCTGCGCAACCAGCTGGCGCGGTTCGGCGAGCCGGTGCGGATCGCGGTCGCCGGGTCGCAGCGGATCGGCAAGTCGACCGTGGTGAACGCGCTGATCGGCGAGGAGTTCACCGCGGGCGGCGGGTTCACCTGGTACCGCGACGGCGTCCGGGCGCGGGCGACCGCGTTCACGCCGAGCGGCCCGCAGGAGGTGCCGGTGGTGCGCCGCGACGGCCGTCCGCACGTCGAGATCGGCATGTGGGACCAGGTCGACCGGCTGATCGTGGACTGGCCGACCCGGTCGCTGCGCGACGCGACGATCATCGACACGCCCGCCACCGCGACGAGCGACCAGGTCTACCGCGAGGCGGACGCGGTGCTGTACCTGATGCGGCACCTCCAGGACGTGGACCTGCGCTACCTCCAGGCGGCGCACGAGAACCCGATCGCGCGGGCGTCCCCGATCAACACCGTGGTGCTGCTGGCGAAGGCGGACGAGATCGGCGCGGGCCGCATCGACGCGCTGTCGTCGACCAAGCAGATCGCCCGCCGCTACCGGCGCGAGGCGCGGGTGGAACCGCTGTGCCAGAACGTGATCGCGGTCGCCGGGCTCATCGCGGTGGCGGCGCGCACGATGAAGCCGGACGAGTTCACCGCGCTCACCGCGCTGGCCGCGCTGCCGCGCACCGAGCTGGAGGACCACCTGCTGTCGGCGGACCGGTTCGTGGGCAACGACTTCCCGGTCGCGCTGACGCCCTCGGTGCGGCAGGGGCTGCTGGAGCGGTACGGGATCTTCGGGGTGCGGCTGACCGCGACGCTGATCCGCCAGGGCTTCGACACGCAGGTGAAGCTGGTGACGCAGCTGGTGCAGCGCAGCGGGCTGGGCGAGCTGCGCGACTCGATCGCCCAGTACTTCACCGACCGCCGCGAGGTGCTCAAGGCGCGGTCGGCGCTGCTGGCGCTGGAGGTCGTGCTGCGCGCGGAGCCCAAGCCCGCCGCGCGGAAGATCGTGATGGACCTGGAGCGGATCGTCGCCGGCGCCCACGACGTGCGCGAGCTGCGGTTGCTCGCCGCGTTGCAGGGCGGGCGCACGAGGCTGCCCTCAGCGCTGGAACCGGAGGCGTCCCGACTGGTCGGCGGGCTCGGCACGGCCATCCAGGCCAGGCTCGGGCTGGAGTACGAGGCCGACGAGACCGAGCAGCGCTACCTCATCGCGGACCTGCTGGCCCGGTGGCGCGAGCAGGCCGCGAACCCCGTGCTCGACCAGGACCAGCGCCGGGCCGCGACCGTGGTCGTCCGCTCCTGCGAGGGGATGCTGTCCGGCCTGGGATGA
- a CDS encoding dynamin family protein: protein MAVPWLDVLDETIGACTTLNRPDLAERLREKRARQLDPKLRVLVIGEAKQGKSQLVNALVNAPVCAVGDDITTTVPTFVQHAETPSAALVRSSAARRAVTDSPTERVPVAIDQVANEVSAGHSGEVVRAEVGIPRALLTSGLVLIDTPGVGDLRSAHTTSTFTALLQADAVLLVSDATNELTATELELLKQVMTSCPNVTVVLTKTDICPQWRRVLETNQAQLARAGVSAKVFAVSSALRLRAAQTGDKSLNVESGFPDLLACVQRDIVAAADQLARRVVAVSAASAIQQLVAPLRQELTVQNTKRTEDTIGALHEAQRRVDELRRRSARWQTVLADEMADLVSDIEFDLRDRTRKILREVDKTFDDADPSKGWDEFERWLEDNLTEAGAKNFAWLLDRSEWVAEKVAKSFPVYREDLLPGSIFPEDVLERISTIERPNIEKFTIGQKLFTGLRGSYGGVLMFGLVTSLAGMPLINVVSLGAGALFGGKSIKDEGDARLKRRQAAAKNAAQRHVDDFFIKFSKDCRDAARHVQVSLRNHFSTLAEELQETLLESARSARRAVQDDATKRERRTLEVRQELDKLVDLYKKVQVLGGSQVALGISA, encoded by the coding sequence ATGGCCGTCCCCTGGCTCGACGTGCTCGACGAGACGATCGGGGCTTGCACCACGCTCAACCGGCCTGACCTGGCAGAACGGTTGCGCGAGAAGCGGGCTCGACAACTGGACCCCAAGCTCAGAGTGCTGGTGATCGGCGAGGCGAAGCAGGGCAAGAGCCAACTGGTCAACGCCCTCGTCAACGCCCCGGTCTGCGCGGTGGGTGACGACATCACGACCACCGTCCCCACCTTCGTGCAGCACGCCGAGACCCCGTCCGCCGCGCTCGTGCGCAGCTCGGCGGCCCGACGCGCGGTCACGGACAGCCCCACCGAACGCGTCCCCGTGGCCATCGACCAGGTCGCCAACGAGGTCAGCGCCGGGCATTCGGGTGAAGTGGTCCGCGCCGAGGTCGGCATCCCGCGCGCGCTGCTCACCTCCGGCCTCGTGCTGATCGACACCCCCGGTGTCGGCGACCTGCGCTCGGCGCACACCACGAGCACGTTCACCGCCCTGCTCCAGGCCGACGCGGTGCTGCTGGTGTCGGACGCGACCAACGAGCTGACCGCCACCGAGCTGGAGCTGCTCAAGCAGGTCATGACGTCCTGCCCCAACGTGACAGTGGTGCTCACCAAGACCGACATCTGCCCGCAGTGGCGCCGGGTGCTGGAGACCAACCAGGCCCAGCTGGCCCGCGCGGGCGTGAGCGCGAAGGTGTTCGCGGTGTCGTCCGCGCTGCGGCTGCGGGCCGCGCAGACCGGCGACAAGTCGCTCAACGTCGAGTCCGGCTTCCCGGACCTGCTGGCGTGCGTGCAGCGCGACATCGTGGCGGCGGCCGACCAGCTGGCCCGCCGCGTCGTGGCGGTGTCCGCCGCGTCGGCCATCCAGCAGCTCGTCGCGCCGCTGCGGCAGGAGCTGACGGTGCAAAACACCAAGCGCACCGAGGACACGATCGGCGCGCTGCACGAGGCGCAGCGCCGGGTCGACGAGCTGCGCCGCCGGTCGGCGCGCTGGCAGACCGTGCTGGCCGACGAGATGGCGGACCTGGTGTCCGACATCGAGTTCGACCTGCGCGACCGGACCCGCAAGATCCTGCGCGAGGTGGACAAGACGTTCGACGACGCCGACCCGTCGAAGGGCTGGGACGAGTTCGAGCGGTGGCTGGAGGACAACCTCACCGAGGCGGGCGCGAAGAACTTCGCCTGGCTGCTGGACCGCTCCGAGTGGGTCGCCGAGAAGGTCGCGAAGAGCTTCCCGGTCTACCGCGAGGACCTGCTGCCCGGCTCGATCTTCCCCGAGGACGTGCTGGAGCGGATCTCCACGATCGAACGCCCCAACATCGAGAAGTTCACCATCGGCCAGAAGCTGTTCACGGGTCTGCGCGGCTCCTACGGCGGCGTGCTGATGTTCGGCCTCGTCACCAGCCTCGCGGGCATGCCGCTGATCAACGTGGTGTCGCTCGGCGCGGGCGCGCTGTTCGGCGGCAAGAGCATCAAGGACGAGGGCGACGCCCGGCTCAAGCGCCGCCAGGCCGCCGCGAAGAACGCCGCGCAGCGGCACGTGGACGACTTCTTCATCAAGTTCAGCAAGGACTGCCGGGACGCCGCGCGGCACGTGCAGGTCAGTCTGCGCAACCACTTCAGCACGCTGGCCGAGGAGTTGCAGGAGACGCTGCTGGAGTCCGCCCGCAGCGCGCGGCGGGCCGTCCAGGACGACGCGACCAAGCGCGAGCGGCGCACGCTGGAGGTCCGGCAGGAGCTGGACAAGCTGGTGGACCTGTACAAGAAGGTCCAGGTGCTCGGGGGATCGCAGGTCGCCCTCGGGATCTCCGCGTGA
- a CDS encoding IniB N-terminal domain-containing protein, translated as MSSHTLHEFVLGLLSDPTALADFQNDAEGALGAAGLGDISAVDVQEVLPLVLDYVPAGSLPALDGSVLNGMPVDLDLAGPAGAITQLQVVTQLVGVPSTTDVNLAATGAIAADETGLEAFTGLSAWGLADAAGAADIKIPGDFSAVNDVTGSLDATLDTTTGQVDDLADSATGALHGVTATASGVTGTLPGTEGLTSHVFGSVDTLHGVVDGVTGGLTDGLDLGRTLDVGSLDNIGLSTSAPLGADTLGTVGGDVLSHSAVGGVVSNVTDSLDHAHLPGSDLLGVTDLLF; from the coding sequence GTGAGCTCGCACACGCTGCACGAATTCGTCCTCGGTCTGCTCAGCGATCCCACCGCGCTGGCCGACTTCCAGAACGACGCCGAGGGTGCCCTCGGCGCGGCCGGACTGGGCGACATCAGTGCGGTGGACGTGCAGGAGGTCCTCCCCCTGGTCCTCGACTACGTGCCCGCCGGGAGCCTGCCCGCTCTCGACGGGTCCGTGCTCAACGGGATGCCGGTGGACCTCGACCTGGCGGGCCCCGCGGGCGCCATCACGCAGCTGCAGGTCGTCACGCAGCTCGTGGGTGTGCCCAGCACCACCGACGTCAACCTCGCGGCCACGGGTGCCATCGCGGCCGACGAGACCGGGCTGGAGGCCTTCACCGGCCTCTCCGCCTGGGGACTGGCGGATGCCGCGGGCGCGGCCGACATCAAGATCCCTGGTGACTTCTCCGCGGTGAACGACGTCACCGGCTCCCTGGACGCGACGTTGGACACCACCACCGGCCAGGTCGACGACCTCGCCGACTCGGCGACGGGCGCCCTCCACGGCGTCACCGCCACCGCGAGTGGGGTCACCGGCACGCTCCCCGGCACGGAAGGCCTGACCAGCCACGTGTTCGGCTCGGTCGACACGCTGCACGGCGTGGTCGACGGCGTGACCGGTGGCCTCACCGACGGGCTCGACCTCGGCCGCACGCTGGACGTCGGCAGCCTCGACAACATCGGCCTCAGCACGTCCGCGCCGCTCGGCGCGGACACCCTGGGCACCGTCGGCGGCGACGTCCTCTCGCACAGCGCGGTGGGCGGCGTAGTGAGCAACGTCACCGACTCGCTGGACCACGCCCACCTGCCCGGCTCCGACCTGCTGGGCGTCACCGACCTGCTGTTCTGA
- a CDS encoding Hsp70 family protein produces MPYVLGVDVGTTRTAAAICRLARVGRPDVEVVGLGGPGGGVSSTLRITPEGDYVVGDPGDPLLTASGFARRVGDDVPILLGQMWVAPEDLTALMVMYVAAQVAEREGEQAAHVAVTHPADWGQHRKDLLAQALRQVGIERPTLVAEPIAAVENHLAAGGGGEVQAVFSMGSHAFEASLVRRSLGSAAELLGANEGHDHPAGVDFDDLVLGHVRSELGRDLTGLDPADPWVTQLLARLRFDCEAAKRALSGMPEVTIPVHLEEGTREVRLTRPRFEDLIRPAVDLAVDTLVRTTTALEAPDVVLLVGGSARIPLVADLVSGAVRARLAIEAAPETSVVKGAALVARQAVEGPDAEPEPRETSVLRRFDDPSLRFPVGELGLSDEDFAAPPPRPSVDITPLDLPERRSVKRVVRGLKPAGAGGSRRSAPAHDEDDR; encoded by the coding sequence TTGCCCTATGTCCTCGGGGTCGATGTGGGCACCACCCGCACCGCCGCCGCGATCTGCCGCCTGGCGCGCGTCGGCAGGCCGGACGTCGAGGTGGTCGGGCTCGGCGGACCCGGCGGCGGCGTCTCGTCGACGCTGCGGATCACCCCGGAAGGCGACTACGTCGTCGGTGATCCCGGCGACCCGCTGCTCACCGCGTCCGGATTCGCCCGGCGCGTCGGCGACGACGTGCCGATCCTGCTCGGCCAGATGTGGGTCGCGCCGGAGGACCTGACCGCGCTGATGGTCATGTACGTCGCCGCCCAGGTCGCCGAACGCGAGGGGGAGCAGGCCGCGCACGTGGCCGTGACCCACCCCGCGGACTGGGGGCAGCACCGCAAGGACCTGCTCGCGCAGGCGCTGCGCCAGGTGGGGATCGAGCGCCCGACCCTGGTCGCCGAACCGATCGCGGCCGTGGAGAACCACTTGGCGGCCGGCGGCGGGGGCGAGGTGCAGGCGGTGTTCAGCATGGGCAGCCACGCGTTCGAGGCCTCCCTGGTGCGCCGGTCGCTGGGCTCGGCCGCCGAGCTGCTCGGGGCGAACGAGGGCCACGACCACCCGGCCGGGGTCGACTTCGACGACCTCGTGCTCGGCCACGTGCGGTCCGAGCTCGGCCGCGACCTGACGGGCCTCGACCCCGCGGACCCGTGGGTCACCCAGCTCCTCGCGCGGCTGCGCTTCGACTGCGAGGCCGCCAAGCGCGCCCTGTCCGGGATGCCCGAGGTCACCATCCCCGTGCACCTGGAGGAGGGCACGCGCGAGGTGCGCCTCACCCGTCCCCGCTTCGAGGACCTGATCCGCCCCGCCGTCGACCTCGCCGTCGACACGCTGGTGCGCACCACCACCGCGCTCGAAGCCCCCGACGTGGTGCTGCTCGTCGGCGGCAGCGCCCGGATCCCGCTGGTCGCGGACCTGGTGTCCGGCGCCGTGCGCGCCCGCCTCGCCATCGAGGCCGCACCGGAGACCTCGGTCGTGAAGGGCGCGGCGCTGGTCGCCCGCCAGGCGGTCGAGGGGCCCGACGCCGAACCCGAACCCCGCGAGACCTCCGTGCTGCGCCGCTTCGACGACCCGTCGCTGCGGTTCCCGGTCGGCGAACTCGGCCTGTCCGACGAAGACTTCGCCGCCCCGCCGCCGCGGCCCTCGGTCGACATCACCCCGCTCGACCTGCCGGAGCGGCGCTCGGTCAAGCGCGTCGTCCGCGGCCTGAAACCGGCGGGCGCGGGCGGGTCCCGCCGGAGCGCTCCGGCTCACGACGAGGACGACCGGTGA
- a CDS encoding helix-turn-helix transcriptional regulator yields MSHRSTTHPVLLPDEPTRQLLDDIAAAPEAPLRLGVMAPGGYGKSVILREIQRVYRDAGSSVRVVDDAHLLDEPRLREVLAADEPRLVVAYRPWPRHRVLAESLRGRPLLMPGAFGADQVKEFLPASASRALVDFVHQQSGGVPRFVERLAGVTGAEVPAEAVDAFRPELDWLDADLQKFLLAAEAGAGLRLDLLGALLGVDFDGVGEIIEAGRATGMVAQDGTLVPLARRAVALLSRAERRIAVRQRLAELQLEAGGPVLDLVRPLIGTGVGGPGVAAAFQAAAAEALDADPALAARLFAAGASAGTPGAEVAARWATASAMAGDLDAALRLADQVITGPESAHRGEAAEVAAVALAHRGQLARSTELYQWSGTPSAAAFAVVGSIGTGRISGEPDLPTAPPTSLDGAAALMAQGIRESVVGEPMTALSTLVRASGLLEPVGRAALLPDSPAALAALVALHCGESGVAESVLDRAARAQVGGTLFTVRHLVLRAWIAMVRGNLVQAKDCLVALKKAGKRLEPRDWLFAVALEIGVARRNSDLATMKRTWEQACEAVLRHPVDLFTFLPLGEFAAAAARLRDEHRLAPHLTEARNLLRELGNPPLWAVPLHWSGLHAAIIAEQTGVAEEHAAALAEHRTLNRYNAIVSGAAESWLDVLAGKVDADQVEDAARGLHAAGQWWDGARLAGQAAIRTTDRQAMVRLLDCARLLQGRPVGVKKAGAEPVPVSESGDADKLSDREREVADLVVAGMTYKQVGDRLFISAKTVEHHMARMRQRLGCTSRGELLGRLREIVG; encoded by the coding sequence TTGAGCCACCGATCGACCACGCACCCCGTGCTGTTGCCGGACGAGCCGACCCGTCAGCTGCTGGACGACATCGCGGCCGCCCCGGAAGCCCCGCTGCGCCTGGGCGTGATGGCGCCCGGCGGGTACGGCAAGTCGGTCATCCTGCGCGAGATCCAGCGCGTCTACCGGGACGCGGGCTCGTCGGTCCGCGTCGTCGACGACGCCCACCTGCTCGACGAGCCGCGGCTGCGCGAGGTGCTGGCCGCCGACGAGCCGCGGCTGGTCGTGGCCTACCGCCCGTGGCCCCGGCACCGGGTGCTGGCGGAGTCGCTGCGCGGACGGCCGCTGCTCATGCCGGGCGCGTTCGGCGCGGACCAGGTGAAGGAGTTCCTGCCCGCCTCCGCCAGCCGCGCGCTGGTCGACTTCGTGCACCAGCAGAGCGGCGGCGTGCCCCGGTTCGTGGAACGGCTGGCGGGCGTGACCGGCGCCGAGGTGCCCGCCGAGGCCGTGGACGCGTTCCGACCCGAACTGGACTGGCTCGACGCCGACCTGCAGAAGTTCCTGCTCGCCGCCGAAGCCGGGGCCGGTCTCCGGCTCGACCTCCTGGGTGCGCTGCTGGGCGTGGACTTCGACGGGGTCGGCGAGATCATCGAGGCGGGCCGCGCCACCGGCATGGTCGCCCAGGACGGCACGCTCGTCCCGCTCGCCCGGCGGGCCGTCGCCCTGCTGAGCCGCGCCGAACGCCGGATCGCGGTCCGCCAGCGCCTGGCGGAGCTGCAACTGGAGGCGGGCGGCCCGGTGCTCGACCTGGTGCGCCCGCTGATCGGCACCGGCGTCGGCGGACCCGGCGTGGCCGCCGCCTTCCAGGCCGCCGCGGCGGAAGCGCTCGACGCCGACCCCGCCCTGGCCGCCCGGCTGTTCGCCGCTGGCGCGTCGGCGGGCACGCCCGGCGCCGAGGTCGCCGCCCGGTGGGCGACCGCGTCCGCGATGGCCGGTGACCTGGACGCGGCGCTCCGGCTGGCCGACCAGGTCATCACCGGTCCGGAGTCCGCGCACCGCGGCGAGGCCGCCGAGGTGGCCGCCGTCGCGCTGGCCCACCGCGGTCAGCTGGCGAGGAGCACCGAGCTGTACCAGTGGTCGGGCACCCCGTCGGCCGCCGCGTTCGCCGTCGTCGGCAGCATCGGCACCGGCCGGATCTCCGGTGAACCCGACCTGCCCACCGCGCCGCCCACGTCGCTGGACGGCGCCGCCGCCCTGATGGCGCAGGGGATCCGCGAGTCCGTCGTGGGCGAACCGATGACCGCGCTGTCCACCCTGGTCAGGGCGTCCGGCCTGCTGGAACCCGTCGGCAGGGCCGCCCTGCTCCCGGACAGCCCGGCGGCGCTGGCCGCGCTGGTGGCGCTGCACTGCGGTGAGTCCGGGGTGGCCGAGTCGGTGCTGGACCGCGCGGCCAGGGCCCAGGTCGGGGGCACGCTGTTCACCGTGCGCCACCTGGTGCTGCGGGCGTGGATCGCGATGGTGCGCGGCAACCTCGTGCAGGCCAAGGACTGCCTGGTGGCGTTGAAGAAGGCGGGCAAGCGCCTCGAACCGCGCGACTGGCTGTTCGCCGTCGCGCTGGAGATCGGTGTCGCCCGGCGCAACAGCGACCTCGCGACGATGAAGCGGACCTGGGAACAGGCCTGCGAAGCGGTCCTCCGCCACCCGGTGGACCTGTTCACCTTCCTGCCGCTGGGCGAGTTCGCGGCCGCGGCCGCCCGGCTGCGCGACGAGCACCGCCTCGCGCCGCACCTCACCGAGGCCAGGAACCTGTTGCGGGAGCTGGGGAACCCGCCGCTGTGGGCCGTTCCGCTGCACTGGAGCGGACTGCACGCGGCGATCATCGCGGAGCAGACGGGAGTGGCCGAGGAGCACGCCGCCGCGCTGGCCGAGCACCGCACCCTGAACCGCTACAACGCCATCGTGTCCGGGGCGGCCGAGAGCTGGCTCGACGTGCTGGCGGGCAAGGTCGACGCCGACCAGGTCGAGGACGCCGCCCGCGGGCTGCACGCCGCGGGGCAGTGGTGGGACGGCGCCCGGCTGGCGGGGCAGGCGGCGATCCGGACCACGGACCGGCAGGCGATGGTTCGGCTGCTGGACTGCGCCCGGCTGTTGCAGGGGAGGCCGGTGGGGGTGAAGAAGGCCGGTGCGGAGCCGGTCCCGGTTTCGGAGAGCGGGGACGCGGACAAGTTGAGCGACCGGGAGCGGGAGGTGGCCGATCTCGTGGTGGCGGGGATGACTTACAAGCAGGTGGGGGATCGGTTGTTCATCTCGGCCAAGACGGTGGAGCACCACATGGCGCGGATGAGGCAGAGGTTGGGGTGCACCAGTCGGGGGGAGTTGTTGGGGAGGCTTCGGGAGATCGTGGGGTAG
- a CDS encoding DUF2165 domain-containing protein — MRLLARVGGPHTVAAVVTAITALYLLLVVFGNITDYGTNRAFVEHVFAMDTTFNSPNVMWRAITTPALVTIAYVLIIAWEAVTAIILTAAFVSWLRVMFSGRDATTARRLSSTGLVMQLLLFGGGFIVIGGEWFQMWQSKTWNGLQPALQNFTIAGISLALVYLTGREKA; from the coding sequence ATGCGTCTTCTTGCCAGGGTCGGCGGCCCGCACACCGTGGCCGCCGTCGTCACCGCGATCACCGCGCTCTACCTGCTCCTCGTCGTGTTCGGGAACATCACCGACTACGGGACGAACCGCGCGTTCGTCGAGCACGTGTTCGCGATGGACACCACGTTCAACTCGCCCAACGTGATGTGGCGCGCGATCACCACCCCCGCCCTGGTCACCATCGCCTACGTGCTGATCATCGCCTGGGAGGCCGTCACGGCGATCATCCTCACGGCAGCCTTCGTCTCCTGGCTACGGGTCATGTTCAGCGGACGCGACGCGACCACCGCCCGCCGGCTGTCCTCAACCGGCCTCGTCATGCAACTGCTGCTGTTCGGCGGCGGCTTCATCGTCATCGGCGGCGAATGGTTCCAGATGTGGCAGTCCAAGACCTGGAACGGCCTCCAACCAGCCTTGCAGAACTTCACCATCGCCGGCATCAGCCTCGCACTCGTCTACCTAACCGGCCGCGAAAAGGCTTAA